The following are encoded together in the Robertmurraya sp. FSL R5-0851 genome:
- a CDS encoding DUF3397 domain-containing protein: MGSFFATVFATLVTVPIIGYFIVFVIAKQMTKKHRKAVHIALDFSTVLFILSVHYLIVTIWDFSLFWLILILMIVMAILSLLLQYKLNEEVDLKKVFRGFWRFNFLLFFSAYIILICVGIFLSVTRSIS; the protein is encoded by the coding sequence ATGGGAAGCTTTTTTGCTACAGTGTTTGCCACATTAGTGACTGTTCCAATTATAGGTTATTTTATTGTTTTTGTTATTGCTAAACAAATGACAAAAAAACATAGAAAAGCAGTTCATATTGCGTTGGATTTCTCTACAGTACTTTTTATCCTTTCTGTTCATTATCTTATTGTTACGATCTGGGACTTTTCATTATTCTGGCTTATTCTTATTTTAATGATTGTCATGGCTATTCTATCTTTGCTCCTTCAGTATAAATTAAATGAAGAAGTTGATTTGAAAAAAGTATTTCGGGGATTTTGGAGATTTAATTTCTTATTGTTTTTCTCTGCCTATATCATATTAATATGCGTAGGTATCTTTTTAAGTGTGACAAGATCGATTTCGTAA
- the mraZ gene encoding division/cell wall cluster transcriptional repressor MraZ — translation MFMGEYHHNVDTKGRLIVPAKFREHLGETFVLTRGLDQCLFGYPLSEWDLIEEKLKGLPLTKKDARAFTRFFFSGATECEVDKQGRINIATPLMQYAKLEKECVVLGVSNRIEIWSKTLWEEYFTESEQSFAEIAENMIGFDI, via the coding sequence ATGTTTATGGGTGAATACCATCATAATGTTGATACGAAGGGACGCTTAATTGTGCCTGCAAAGTTCCGTGAACACTTAGGAGAAACCTTTGTGTTAACACGCGGCTTAGATCAATGTTTATTTGGTTATCCTCTTAGTGAATGGGATCTGATTGAGGAAAAGCTCAAAGGGTTACCATTAACTAAAAAAGACGCTCGTGCATTTACCCGTTTTTTCTTCTCAGGTGCGACTGAATGTGAAGTGGATAAACAAGGAAGAATAAACATTGCTACTCCACTAATGCAATACGCAAAGCTTGAAAAAGAATGCGTCGTTCTCGGAGTCTCAAACCGAATTGAAATTTGGAGTAAGACATTATGGGAAGAATACTTTACAGAATCTGAGCAATCTTTTGCTGAAATTGCAGAGAATATGATTGGGTTTGATATTTAA
- the rsmH gene encoding 16S rRNA (cytosine(1402)-N(4))-methyltransferase RsmH, with translation MFEHTTVLLHETVDGLNIKPDGIYVDCTMGGAGHSGLILSKLSKEGRLFAFDQDDVAIENAKEKLAAYEGQLIIVKSNFRYLQEELNKRGIEKVDGVLYDLGVSSPQLDTPERGFSYHHDAPLDMRMDQQADLSAYDVINSWSFEELVKIFFKYGEEKFSKQIARKIEAAREIKPISTTGELVDLIKEGIPAPARRKGGHPAKRIFQAIRIAVNDELGVFEDSLNQAIDLLNPGGRISVITFHSLEDRICKVIFKKGSETPDLPKGLPIIPDEYKPELKLITRKPIVPSEEELEHNNRARSAKLRVAEKL, from the coding sequence ATGTTTGAACATACTACCGTGCTTTTGCACGAAACGGTTGATGGACTCAATATTAAACCTGATGGTATATATGTGGACTGTACAATGGGTGGAGCGGGGCATAGTGGGCTTATCCTATCCAAGTTGTCAAAGGAAGGAAGATTATTTGCCTTTGACCAAGATGACGTAGCTATTGAAAATGCAAAGGAAAAATTAGCAGCATATGAAGGGCAATTAATTATTGTAAAAAGTAATTTTCGATACCTTCAAGAGGAATTAAACAAGCGAGGGATTGAAAAGGTTGATGGAGTTCTTTATGATTTAGGCGTTTCCTCCCCACAATTAGACACACCGGAACGAGGATTTAGTTATCACCATGATGCCCCTTTAGACATGAGAATGGATCAACAGGCAGATCTCTCCGCATACGATGTTATTAATTCCTGGAGTTTTGAAGAATTAGTGAAAATATTTTTTAAGTATGGAGAAGAGAAATTCTCCAAACAAATTGCTAGGAAAATTGAGGCGGCAAGGGAAATAAAGCCAATTTCAACAACAGGAGAGCTAGTAGACTTAATCAAAGAGGGAATACCGGCTCCGGCTCGAAGAAAAGGTGGACATCCAGCTAAACGAATTTTTCAAGCCATCCGAATTGCAGTTAATGACGAATTAGGTGTATTTGAAGATTCGTTAAATCAAGCAATTGATTTACTGAATCCTGGTGGAAGAATTAGTGTCATTACTTTCCACTCATTAGAGGATCGGATATGTAAGGTGATATTTAAGAAGGGCAGTGAAACACCAGACCTTCCAAAAGGATTGCCTATTATCCCGGATGAATACAAACCAGAACTAAAGTTAATTACGAGAAAACCAATTGTGCCATCAGAAGAAGAATTAGAACATAACAATCGAGCACGTTCGGCAAAACTACGTGTTGCCGAAAAGCTGTAA
- a CDS encoding UDP-N-acetylmuramoyl-L-alanyl-D-glutamate--2,6-diaminopimelate ligase, translating into MKLHTLVNYLQPFVPFKGENPDILHIHNDNRKVTDGSLFICIKGFTVDGHDFAENAVKSGAVAVIAERPLQVDVPVVIVKDTKRAMAVIADAFYGQPSQKMKVVGITGTNGKTTTSHIIEHILKEAGKKTGLIGTMYTKIGEDVLETKNTTPESLTLQNIFHQMIENLVDSAVMEVSSHALVEGRVHGTDFDVAVFTNLSQDHLDFHGSMEEYKRAKGLLFAQLGNKFTLNQPKYAVLNADDEASEQYAHSTSAHILTYGIQNDADIKASGISMSAKGTTFLLVTPFGTSNVTIKLVGKFNVYNVLAAIGAAMALGIPLSVITDALSIMEGVAGRFELVDAGQNFTVIVDYSHTPDSLQNALETIQEFAVGKTHVVVGCGGDRDRTKRPLMARIACDFADEAIFTSDNPRSEDPFAILKEMETGVEGREYKVIEDRKQAIFEAISQAEENDIILIAGKGHETYQQVGKDIHHFDDRLVAKDAILKK; encoded by the coding sequence ATGAAACTACATACACTGGTCAATTACCTTCAACCGTTTGTTCCTTTTAAGGGTGAGAATCCAGACATATTACACATACATAATGATAATCGTAAAGTAACAGATGGAAGTTTATTTATTTGTATAAAAGGTTTTACTGTCGATGGTCATGACTTTGCTGAGAATGCAGTTAAGTCTGGTGCGGTAGCCGTTATAGCAGAAAGACCTTTACAAGTGGATGTACCTGTTGTAATTGTAAAAGATACAAAACGTGCAATGGCGGTTATAGCAGATGCATTCTATGGGCAGCCAAGTCAGAAAATGAAAGTTGTTGGAATCACCGGGACAAACGGGAAAACAACAACGAGTCATATTATCGAACATATTCTGAAAGAGGCAGGAAAAAAAACTGGGCTAATTGGGACCATGTATACAAAAATTGGTGAGGATGTTCTTGAAACAAAAAATACGACTCCTGAAAGCTTAACTTTACAGAACATTTTTCATCAAATGATTGAAAATCTTGTTGATAGTGCGGTTATGGAGGTTTCCTCTCATGCGCTAGTGGAAGGAAGAGTACACGGAACGGACTTTGATGTTGCTGTATTTACCAATTTATCACAGGATCATTTAGATTTTCATGGTTCGATGGAGGAGTATAAGAGAGCAAAAGGTTTATTGTTTGCCCAGCTAGGGAATAAGTTTACACTCAATCAACCAAAATATGCTGTACTAAATGCAGATGACGAGGCTAGTGAGCAGTACGCACATTCCACTTCAGCACATATCCTAACATATGGAATTCAGAATGATGCAGATATTAAAGCATCTGGTATTTCCATGTCAGCTAAAGGGACTACTTTTTTATTAGTTACTCCATTCGGTACCTCTAACGTGACGATCAAACTCGTTGGGAAATTTAATGTATACAATGTACTCGCGGCTATAGGTGCAGCAATGGCACTTGGAATTCCATTATCCGTCATAACGGACGCTTTAAGTATAATGGAAGGGGTAGCAGGAAGATTTGAACTCGTCGACGCAGGGCAAAACTTTACGGTTATTGTTGATTACTCGCATACACCAGATAGTCTACAGAATGCACTTGAGACCATTCAAGAATTTGCTGTAGGGAAGACGCATGTGGTTGTTGGCTGCGGCGGTGACCGTGACCGTACAAAGAGACCATTGATGGCGAGAATTGCTTGTGATTTTGCCGATGAAGCCATTTTTACTTCTGATAATCCGAGAAGTGAAGATCCATTTGCGATTTTAAAAGAGATGGAAACAGGGGTTGAAGGAAGAGAATATAAAGTCATCGAAGATCGAAAGCAGGCGATTTTCGAGGCGATTAGCCAAGCCGAAGAAAATGATATTATTCTCATTGCTGGTAAAGGTCATGAAACCTATCAGCAAGTAGGAAAAGATATCCACCATTTTGACGACAGACTTGTTGCAAAGGATGCCATATTAAAAAAATAA
- the ftsL gene encoding cell division protein FtsL, translating to MSNLARKLQQEQQQQTVQAPQKVRKTNSWLSPGEKILGVTFCAALCFGAVHIISNQAAIYELNKDIQNTSVKLEDQQKINNDLSMQVGELSTPDRIRSMAEKLGLKLNDNNVKVVQE from the coding sequence ATGAGTAACTTAGCAAGGAAGCTTCAGCAGGAACAGCAGCAACAAACCGTACAAGCACCTCAAAAGGTAAGAAAGACCAACTCATGGTTGTCTCCTGGAGAGAAAATCCTTGGTGTCACTTTTTGTGCCGCTCTATGCTTTGGTGCCGTACATATTATCTCAAATCAAGCGGCAATTTATGAATTGAATAAGGATATTCAAAATACCTCTGTCAAGTTAGAGGATCAACAAAAGATTAATAATGATTTGAGTATGCAAGTAGGAGAGTTAAGCACTCCAGATCGAATCCGCAGCATGGCAGAAAAGCTTGGATTAAAGCTTAATGACAATAATGTTAAGGTTGTGCAGGAGTAA
- a CDS encoding stage V sporulation protein D: MRVSNVTVRKRLTISLLVGFLIFFIIDVRLGYVQFALGNILTDGAKDLWSRNIPFEPERGEIVDRNGVALATNKSAPTVYVVPRQVKDPAKTAEQLAAVLNFSKEKAYQYVTKSASIVRINEGRKITHEKANEVRDLNLEGVYIGEDSKRHYPFGNYLSHVLGFTGSDNQGLTGLEAYYDKELMGEEGSVKFYANAKGQRMNDMADDYEAPVDGLDLKLTIDSKVQTIVERELDNAQAQYNPDGMIAIAMDPNTGEILAMSSRPGFDPAEFQEVDPEVYNRNLPVWSTYEPGSTFKVITLAAALEEGKVDLENDHFHDSGSVKVGGATLRCWKRGGHGSQTYLEVVQNSCNPGFVQLGESLGKDTLFKYIKDFGFGQKTGIDLQGEGKGILFNLDRVGPVELATTAFGQGVSVTPIQQVAAISAAINGGTLYTPYIAKELVDPRTGEIVMKKSPVAKRKVISEETSEKIRYALESVVAQGSGGRAFVEGYRVGGKTGTAQKVKDGRYMENNHIVSFIGFAPADDPQLVVYVAVDNPKGTTQFGGVVSAPIVGSIMGDSLRALGVEPRKGQLEKEYKWPDVPLIEVPDVVGMTKTELGDLFVNLKIETSGEGNVVVKQTPEAGVKLKEGSTIRLYFDNVEQKEDEKEKEKEE; this comes from the coding sequence ATGCGAGTGTCAAATGTTACAGTACGAAAAAGACTAACGATCTCACTTTTAGTAGGGTTTCTCATTTTCTTTATTATTGATGTAAGGCTAGGGTATGTACAATTTGCCTTAGGAAATATTTTAACTGACGGAGCGAAGGATCTTTGGAGTCGGAATATTCCTTTTGAACCCGAGCGGGGTGAAATTGTTGATCGTAACGGTGTTGCACTCGCTACAAATAAAAGTGCACCGACCGTTTATGTAGTGCCAAGACAGGTGAAGGATCCTGCGAAAACAGCAGAGCAGCTAGCTGCCGTTTTAAACTTTTCAAAAGAGAAAGCGTACCAATATGTAACAAAGTCAGCGTCGATCGTGAGAATTAATGAGGGGCGAAAAATTACCCATGAAAAGGCGAATGAAGTTCGTGATTTGAACTTAGAAGGTGTATATATCGGAGAAGATTCGAAACGCCACTACCCGTTTGGTAACTATTTATCTCATGTTCTCGGTTTCACTGGAAGTGATAATCAGGGATTAACAGGACTTGAAGCGTATTATGACAAAGAGCTCATGGGGGAAGAAGGATCTGTAAAATTCTATGCAAATGCCAAAGGGCAAAGAATGAATGATATGGCAGATGACTATGAGGCTCCTGTTGATGGATTAGATTTAAAACTAACAATAGATTCTAAAGTACAAACAATCGTTGAACGAGAGTTAGATAATGCGCAAGCACAATATAATCCTGACGGTATGATCGCTATAGCTATGGACCCGAATACAGGAGAGATTTTGGCTATGTCAAGCCGGCCAGGGTTTGATCCAGCTGAGTTCCAAGAGGTAGATCCTGAAGTATATAACCGAAATCTCCCTGTTTGGAGTACGTATGAACCAGGATCAACCTTTAAGGTTATTACACTAGCAGCTGCACTTGAAGAGGGGAAAGTAGATTTAGAGAATGATCACTTTCATGATTCTGGATCGGTCAAGGTTGGTGGAGCGACACTAAGATGCTGGAAACGAGGGGGACATGGGTCGCAAACCTATTTGGAGGTTGTGCAAAATTCCTGTAACCCAGGTTTTGTCCAATTAGGTGAAAGTCTCGGAAAAGATACATTATTTAAGTATATTAAAGATTTTGGATTTGGACAGAAAACAGGAATTGACTTGCAAGGAGAAGGAAAAGGAATCTTATTTAATCTAGATCGAGTTGGACCAGTGGAGTTAGCTACGACTGCATTTGGTCAAGGGGTTTCAGTTACGCCTATTCAACAGGTGGCTGCGATATCGGCAGCAATTAACGGTGGAACGTTATACACCCCTTATATTGCGAAGGAATTAGTTGACCCGCGAACGGGTGAAATTGTAATGAAAAAATCACCAGTAGCGAAACGAAAGGTAATTTCAGAAGAAACGTCAGAGAAAATTCGATACGCTCTTGAAAGTGTAGTGGCACAAGGGTCAGGTGGAAGGGCTTTTGTTGAAGGTTACCGAGTAGGTGGTAAAACAGGAACAGCGCAAAAGGTAAAGGACGGAAGGTATATGGAAAACAATCATATCGTGTCTTTTATTGGATTTGCTCCAGCGGACGACCCGCAACTCGTTGTGTATGTGGCTGTTGACAATCCTAAGGGAACCACGCAGTTTGGGGGAGTGGTTTCCGCACCAATTGTAGGTAGCATTATGGGTGATAGTTTGAGGGCTTTAGGAGTTGAACCAAGGAAGGGGCAGCTAGAAAAAGAATACAAGTGGCCTGATGTACCATTGATTGAGGTTCCTGATGTTGTTGGGATGACAAAAACAGAACTTGGTGATCTATTTGTTAATCTAAAAATTGAAACCTCCGGAGAGGGGAATGTAGTTGTAAAACAAACTCCGGAAGCAGGGGTAAAGTTAAAAGAAGGATCAACCATTCGATTGTATTTTGATAATGTGGAACAGAAAGAAGACGAGAAAGAGAAAGAGAAAGAAGAATAG
- the bshC gene encoding bacillithiol biosynthesis cysteine-adding enzyme BshC has product MEMVNLFLPSTNQFATDYSTGNSFIRPLFHYQFQETASYQERVKDLENISFKREELADYIGEYMSNFPSSNEVVASISKLRNPDSVVVIGGQQAGILTGPLYSIHKILSIILFAKKQEAELSVPVVPVFWIAGEDHDYDEVNHIFVEKENQLEKSIYPEKVLDKRMVSHIEIKKDVLKNWVIDIISSYGETEHTKSLLQFADAAIENSVTFVDFFAHITMSLFKEYGLLIVDSGDKGLRKLEKEYFINQIKSTKEITEKVKKKQQELEGIGMSQTIVINDSCANLFYYDEVSHERILLDYIPEQKQFVGASGSISFSYDEMLEIASEFPERLSNNVVTRPLMQECLFPTLAFIAGPGEIAYWAELKEVFEHFDMKMPPIVPRLNISLIERNVSSDMEELGLKLEDVLTAGTGKQKELFLDTNRDSSFQALFAQTKDQLVKNYLEIEKKTEQHYKGMLPLLKKNESLLLKQIDFMENRLELALLQKHEVVIEKYNRIERRLKPSGSPQERIWNLFYFLNQYGLSFIDELITQSYLFDGSHQVVKL; this is encoded by the coding sequence ATGGAGATGGTTAATCTCTTTCTCCCATCAACGAATCAGTTTGCTACCGATTATAGTACTGGGAATTCATTCATACGTCCGTTATTTCATTATCAATTTCAAGAAACAGCGAGCTATCAGGAAAGAGTAAAAGATCTAGAAAATATAAGCTTTAAAAGGGAAGAGCTTGCTGACTATATTGGGGAGTATATGAGTAATTTCCCGAGTTCGAATGAAGTTGTTGCATCCATTTCTAAACTAAGGAACCCGGATAGCGTGGTGGTCATCGGGGGACAACAAGCAGGTATCTTAACTGGACCTCTATACAGTATACATAAAATCCTCTCTATTATTTTATTTGCTAAGAAGCAGGAAGCTGAACTATCTGTCCCGGTGGTTCCGGTTTTCTGGATAGCAGGTGAAGACCACGACTATGATGAAGTGAATCATATTTTTGTAGAAAAAGAAAATCAACTTGAAAAGTCAATCTACCCTGAGAAAGTTCTTGATAAACGAATGGTTAGCCATATTGAAATCAAGAAGGATGTTTTAAAGAATTGGGTTATTGACATCATCTCCTCCTATGGGGAGACGGAACACACGAAATCCCTGCTTCAATTTGCTGATGCTGCTATTGAAAATTCAGTAACGTTTGTTGACTTTTTTGCACATATTACGATGAGTTTGTTTAAAGAATATGGTTTACTAATCGTTGACTCCGGTGATAAGGGATTAAGAAAACTGGAAAAAGAATATTTTATTAATCAAATTAAAAGTACGAAAGAGATCACTGAAAAAGTAAAAAAGAAGCAGCAAGAGCTTGAAGGTATAGGAATGTCACAAACGATTGTGATCAATGATTCTTGTGCGAACCTTTTTTATTACGATGAAGTTTCTCATGAGAGGATTTTATTAGATTATATTCCGGAACAAAAACAATTTGTTGGTGCGTCTGGTTCTATCTCTTTTTCATATGATGAAATGCTAGAGATTGCTAGTGAGTTTCCTGAACGCTTAAGCAATAATGTCGTGACAAGACCTCTAATGCAAGAATGCCTGTTTCCAACATTAGCCTTTATTGCAGGACCTGGAGAGATTGCTTACTGGGCTGAGTTAAAGGAAGTGTTTGAGCATTTTGATATGAAAATGCCTCCGATTGTTCCGCGGTTAAACATTAGTTTGATTGAACGAAATGTGAGCTCAGACATGGAAGAATTAGGGTTAAAGCTAGAAGACGTATTAACTGCGGGAACAGGAAAGCAAAAGGAATTATTTCTAGATACCAACCGTGACAGTAGTTTCCAAGCATTGTTTGCTCAAACAAAAGACCAGTTAGTTAAGAACTACCTGGAAATTGAGAAAAAGACAGAGCAGCATTATAAAGGCATGCTACCATTGTTGAAAAAAAATGAGAGCTTATTATTAAAGCAAATTGATTTTATGGAAAATCGACTTGAACTTGCGTTGCTACAAAAGCATGAAGTGGTTATAGAAAAATATAATCGAATCGAACGTAGACTTAAGCCATCTGGTTCACCGCAAGAAAGAATTTGGAACCTCTTTTATTTCCTTAACCAGTACGGATTGTCGTTTATCGATGAATTAATAACACAATCGTATTTGTTTGATGGTAGTCACCAAGTGGTAAAATTATAA
- a CDS encoding penicillin-binding transpeptidase domain-containing protein, whose translation MTKKQPNMNVGAAILFIIFSLLFFVLIFRYVTILATGEVHGQNLSAIAQQKYEKEATIEATRGTIYDNNGEVIAEDTASFKLVAILDETLTTNPKNPRHVVDKEKTARELSKVIDLEESEIYRILSKEGAKQVEFGTKGRDISIQVKKEIENLKLPGITFIRGSKRFYPNGIFSSHVVGYVDVDEETNQTVGQLGIEKSMNEELTGINGKVNYPGDFWGDILPGGEENVTAAKDGYDIYLTLDKKIQSLLEDALNKVEEEYDPAKMVAVVADPKTGEILAMAQRPTFHPTTREGISDTWHNEVIENSFEPGSTMKIFTLAAAVQEGVFNPNEGYQSGSYKPTENSQRIHDHNGSGWGTISYLEGLQRSSNVAFAKLVKEKIGYDTFREYLTKFGFDQPTGIDLPNETSGKIVYQYPIDKITTGYGQGTAITPIQQIQAATAIANGGKMVKPHVIDKIVDPASGKTIKQTETEVVGTPISEETANQVLEYLETVVSSPKGTGYNRYNIEGYQVAGKTGTASMTQNGVYLNGKNDYVFSFLGMAPADDPRLIIYVAVQQPKVEHYSEGSIPVSMIFNPVMKNSLQYLNIEPAEQKEVEPITVPDFLNKNIGEAGEQITGFGAHSIVIGNGTSVIAQSPQAGEKILAGEKVFLVTDGDLTMPDVTGWSLRDVVKIASLANLQLNTTGSGYVTKQNISVGSVIAAGDHLVIHLKAPTDEETKLGDDASEETETEEGTEEQTEE comes from the coding sequence ATGACAAAGAAACAGCCCAATATGAATGTGGGAGCAGCGATATTATTTATAATATTTAGCCTGCTCTTTTTTGTCTTAATTTTTCGGTATGTAACGATTTTGGCAACAGGAGAAGTGCACGGGCAGAACTTGTCTGCTATCGCTCAGCAAAAATATGAGAAAGAGGCAACGATTGAGGCTACAAGAGGAACGATCTATGACAACAATGGTGAAGTGATTGCAGAAGATACAGCTTCCTTCAAGTTAGTTGCGATTCTGGATGAAACATTAACTACTAATCCTAAAAATCCAAGACATGTTGTTGACAAAGAAAAGACGGCCAGAGAGTTGTCAAAAGTGATTGATTTAGAAGAATCAGAGATTTATAGAATTCTTTCTAAAGAAGGTGCTAAGCAGGTAGAGTTCGGAACGAAGGGGAGAGATATTTCAATTCAAGTTAAGAAGGAAATTGAGAATCTGAAACTTCCAGGAATTACATTTATACGTGGATCAAAGCGTTTTTATCCAAACGGCATTTTTTCCTCTCACGTCGTAGGCTATGTTGATGTGGATGAAGAAACGAATCAAACGGTTGGGCAGCTTGGGATCGAAAAATCCATGAATGAGGAATTAACCGGTATTAACGGGAAAGTAAACTACCCTGGTGACTTTTGGGGGGATATCCTACCCGGCGGTGAAGAAAATGTAACAGCGGCTAAGGATGGATATGATATTTATTTAACACTCGATAAAAAGATCCAGAGTCTTCTTGAAGATGCTTTGAACAAAGTGGAAGAGGAGTATGATCCAGCTAAAATGGTTGCGGTGGTAGCTGATCCGAAGACAGGTGAAATTTTAGCGATGGCGCAAAGACCAACGTTCCATCCAACAACAAGAGAAGGAATTTCTGATACCTGGCATAATGAAGTGATCGAAAACTCATTTGAACCAGGATCAACAATGAAAATCTTCACTCTTGCGGCTGCCGTTCAGGAAGGGGTTTTCAATCCCAACGAAGGGTACCAATCAGGTTCATATAAACCAACGGAAAATTCGCAAAGGATTCACGACCATAATGGTAGCGGGTGGGGGACAATTTCCTACTTAGAAGGATTACAAAGATCTTCAAATGTAGCGTTTGCTAAACTTGTGAAGGAAAAGATCGGGTATGATACGTTTCGAGAGTATTTAACGAAGTTTGGATTTGATCAGCCAACTGGGATTGACCTTCCAAACGAAACGAGTGGAAAAATTGTCTACCAATACCCAATCGATAAAATTACAACAGGGTATGGCCAAGGTACAGCCATCACACCCATTCAGCAAATTCAAGCAGCCACTGCCATTGCAAACGGCGGTAAGATGGTAAAACCCCATGTGATTGATAAGATTGTTGATCCAGCGTCAGGAAAGACGATTAAGCAAACAGAAACAGAAGTTGTCGGAACACCGATCTCCGAGGAAACCGCCAACCAGGTTCTTGAGTATCTAGAGACCGTGGTTAGTTCGCCGAAGGGAACAGGGTATAACCGATATAATATTGAAGGCTATCAGGTTGCTGGGAAAACAGGTACTGCAAGCATGACCCAAAATGGTGTGTACTTAAATGGGAAAAATGATTATGTGTTTTCGTTTTTAGGAATGGCACCAGCAGATGATCCGAGATTAATTATTTATGTTGCCGTACAGCAGCCGAAGGTAGAACATTATTCAGAAGGATCTATACCGGTTTCTATGATTTTTAATCCTGTGATGAAAAACAGTCTTCAGTATTTAAATATTGAGCCAGCTGAACAAAAGGAAGTAGAGCCAATTACTGTTCCAGATTTCTTAAATAAAAATATTGGAGAAGCTGGAGAGCAAATAACTGGCTTTGGAGCGCACAGTATTGTTATAGGGAATGGAACGAGCGTAATTGCACAATCTCCACAAGCGGGAGAGAAAATACTCGCCGGAGAAAAAGTATTCCTTGTAACAGATGGAGACTTAACGATGCCGGATGTTACAGGCTGGTCCTTAAGGGATGTTGTTAAGATTGCTTCACTTGCAAATTTACAACTAAATACAACTGGAAGCGGCTATGTGACAAAGCAAAATATCAGTGTAGGTAGTGTTATAGCAGCGGGTGATCATTTAGTGATTCACTTGAAGGCACCGACAGACGAAGAAACGAAGCTCGGTGATGATGCCTCTGAGGAAACGGAAACAGAGGAAGGAACAGAAGAGCAAACAGAAGAGTAA
- a CDS encoding 2-dehydropantoate 2-reductase, which produces MKIAIIGGGAVGLLFSSYLQEENDVILYTRSEDQSESIRTNGIVRKNGEESICLPINVRPISEWDENEIELVILCVKEYMLEEIVKDLSFPKNLPLLFVQNGMGHLSLLNKINTRSLFIGSVEHGALRINNHSVSHTGIGVTKLAILRSVEGDLWILDELVLQSIKNFPAQFEQDYMFMLTKKLVVNAVINPLTAILGVTNGSLLTNKYYQMLFEQLFDEVCLALSLDPHAYYENLVHVCKNTAKNESSMLKDVKNDRRTEIDAILGYVLEEAKRKDIEAPLTLAFYHCIKGKEIKGERM; this is translated from the coding sequence ATGAAAATTGCGATCATTGGCGGTGGAGCAGTAGGTCTTTTGTTTTCTTCTTACTTACAAGAAGAAAATGATGTAATCCTTTACACGAGGTCAGAGGATCAGAGTGAAAGTATACGTACGAATGGTATAGTAAGGAAAAACGGTGAAGAATCTATCTGTTTGCCCATTAACGTTCGACCGATTAGTGAATGGGACGAAAATGAAATTGAACTTGTGATTCTTTGTGTGAAGGAATATATGTTAGAAGAAATAGTAAAGGATCTATCGTTTCCTAAGAATTTACCACTATTGTTTGTTCAGAATGGAATGGGACATTTATCTCTTTTGAACAAAATAAATACAAGGTCCCTATTTATAGGTTCCGTTGAGCATGGAGCATTAAGAATAAATAACCATTCCGTGAGTCATACAGGGATAGGGGTAACAAAACTAGCAATTCTTCGTTCGGTTGAAGGAGACCTGTGGATTCTTGATGAGCTTGTCTTACAGTCCATCAAGAATTTTCCGGCTCAATTCGAACAGGATTACATGTTCATGCTGACAAAAAAGCTCGTTGTGAATGCAGTAATTAATCCTTTAACCGCTATTTTAGGTGTTACCAATGGAAGTCTATTAACAAATAAATACTATCAAATGCTATTTGAACAGTTGTTTGATGAGGTTTGTCTGGCACTGAGTTTAGACCCTCATGCATATTATGAAAATCTTGTTCACGTGTGTAAAAATACAGCAAAAAACGAGTCTTCTATGCTGAAGGATGTAAAAAATGATAGAAGGACAGAAATTGATGCCATTCTCGGGTACGTGCTTGAGGAAGCAAAAAGAAAGGACATAGAAGCGCCGCTCACTTTAGCCTTTTATCATTGTATTAAAGGAAAAGAAATAAAGGGGGAGAGGATGTAA